A window of Peromyscus eremicus chromosome 7, PerEre_H2_v1, whole genome shotgun sequence contains these coding sequences:
- the Nktr gene encoding NK-tumor recognition protein isoform X4 has protein sequence MTLKAAYNWRLTNLCFLQTDENFILKHDRAFLLSMANRGKHTNGSQFFITTKPAPHLDGVHVVFGLVISGFEVIEQIENLKTDAASRPYADVRVIDCGVLATKVTKDVFEKKRKKPTHSEDSDSSSNSSSSSESSSESEVEQERIRRRRHKRRPKVRHTKKRRKEMSSSEEPRRKRTVSPEGYSEKSDVNEKRSGDSHAKREKPVVRPEEIPPVPENRFLLRRDMPAVTVEPEPNIPDVAPVVTDQKPSVSKSGRKIKGRGTIRYHTPPRSRSRSESEDDDSSETPPHWKEEMQRLRAYRPPSGEKWSKGDKLSDPCSSRWDERSLSQRSRSWSYNGYYSDLSTARHSDGHHKKRRKEKKFKHKKKAKKQKHCRRHRQTKKRRVVMPPDLEPSRSSTHRMKSSCDRERRSRASSSSSSSSSHLSSKRDWSKSDKDDRSSSTHSSRDSYRSKSHSRSDSRGSSRSRALSKSSSRSHNRSKSRSSSRSGHRRTSSKSPKKPAHLSENKPVKTEPLRSSMPQNGNVLVQPVAAENIPVIPLSDSPPPSRWKPGQKPWKPSYERIQEMKAKTTHLLPVQSTYSLTNIKETGSSSSYHKREKNSESDGSAYSKYSDRSSGSSGRSGGKSSRSRSSSRSYTRSRSRSQPTSRSRSRSLSSRSHSQNKYSDGSQRSRSSSYTSVSSDDGRRAARTFRSSGKKSVTSNKHRSSSKKILHSKYVRGREKSPCHRKYSESRSSLDSSSDSEQSHAQAVHSAPEKEKQGKTEVLSDRQGKSREEGQSKPEWEKRTLKESLSGHSRDGSKSKGKNCAGSKWDSESNSEQDVTKNRKSDPGRCSDKEEGEASSDSESEVGQSHFKAKPPAKPSADTSLPDSNGAWKSRRPQSSASESEGSCSNLGNVRAEPQKQKCPKDSLQGDHTKKVREKLKAKKDKKHKAPKRKQAFHWQPPLEFGDEEEEEMNGKQLTQEPREKKYVSEKCETVNDSIPKVEKACGEGSCPSNPQKGTSEHGPLAEGDRGPSSCPAPPKVEENATSSSPSTQHVEEHVPGGGEDVLQTDDNMDICTPDRSSPAKGEGVSPLASHRLDSPEVSIIPEQVEHMAQPRAGGKQESIVSESKTSSEGGKQDSSASLASHVEIAGKKEGAEKSQMNLTEKWKPLQGVGNLAVPTATTSSALDVKPLAPVPEVKPQGLRIEIKSKNKVRPGSLFDEVRKTARLNRRPRNQESSSDEQTPSRDGNSQSRSPHRSRSKSETKSRHRTRSVSYSHSRSRSRSSTSSYRSRSYSRSRSRGWYSRGRTRSRSSSYGSFHSHRTSSRSRSRSSSYDPHSRSSRSYTYDSYYSRSRSHSRSQRSDSYHRGRSYNRRSRSGRSYGSDSESDRSYSHHRSPSESSRYS, from the exons ATGACTTTAAAAGCTGCTTATAATTGGAGACTaacaaatttgtgttttcttcaaacAGATGAAAACTTTATTCTCAAACATGACAGAGCGTTCCTTTTGTCAATGGCAAACCGAGGGAAACATACCAATGGTTCCCAGTTTTTCAT AACTACAAAGCCTGCTCCACACCTGGATGG GGTTCATGTTGTCTTTGGACTGGTTATTTCCGGTTTTGAAGTAATTGAACAGATTGAAAATCTGAAAACAGATGCTGCAAGCAGACCTTATGCAGATGTCCGAGTTATTGACTGTGGTGTGCTTGCCACAAAGGTGACGAAAGATG tttttgagaaaaaaaggaagaaaccaaCACATTCAGAAGACTCGGATTCTTCTTccaattcctcttcctcttcagaaTCATCCTCAGAAAGTGAAGTTGAACAAGAGAGAATCAGAAGGAGGAGACATAAGAGGAGGCCAAAAGTCAGACATACTAAAAAGAGACGGAAGGAAATGAGCAGTTCAGAGGAGCCAAGGAGGAAGCGCACAGTTAGCCCTGAAGG TTATTCTGAGAAAAGTGATGTGAATGAAAAAAGATCAGGTGACTCACATGCTAAAAGAGAAAAGCCAGTTGTCCGTCCAGAAGAAATTCCTCCAGTTCCCGAGAACCGATTTTTACTTAGAAGAGATATGCCTGCTGTCACAGTGGAGCCTGAGCC GAACATTCCAGATGTTGCACCTGTTGTAACTGATCAGAAACCATCTGTATCAAAGTCTGGACGGAAAATTAAAGGAAGAGGCACAATT CGCTATCACACACCTCCAAGGTCAAGATCCCGTTCCGAGTCTGAAGATGATGATAGCAGTGAAACTCCTCCTCACTGGAAGGAGGAGATGCAGAGACTGAGAGCGTATAGGCCGCCAAGTGGAGAGAAGTGGAGCAAAGGAGACAA GCTAAGTGACCCCTGTTCAAGCCGATGGGATGAAAGAAGCTTGTCCCAGAGATCCAGATCATGGTCCTATAATGGATACTATTCTGATCTTAGTACAGCAAGACACTCTGATGGCCACCACAAGAAAcgcagaaaggaaaagaagtttaagcataaaaaaaaagctaaaaagcaGAAGCATTGcagaagacacagacagacaaagaagAGAAGAGTAGTTATGCCACCTGACTTGGAACCCTCAAGATCTTCCACCCACCGAATGAAGTCCTCTTGTGATAGAGAAAGGAGATCTcgtgcctcctcctcctcctcctcctcctcctcgcatCTCTCATCAAAGCGGGACTGGTCTAAATCAGACAAGGACGACCGGAGCTCTTCAACCCACTCCAGCAGAGACTCCTACAGATCCAAGTCTCATTCACGATCGGATTCTAGAGGGAGCTCGAGATCAAGGGCTCTGTCAAAGTCCTCATCACGTTCTCACAATAGATCAAAGTCCAGATCTAGTTCCAGGTCAGGGCACCGAAGAACATCATCAAAATCACCAAAAAAACCTGCTCATTTGAGTGAAAATAAGCCAGTTAAGACAGAACCTTTAAGATCATCAATGCCACAGAATGGAAATGTGCTAGTACAGCCAGTGGCAGCAGAAAATATTCCTGTAATACCATTGAGTGACAGCCCTCCCCCTTCTAGGTGGAAGCCTGGACAAAAGCCCTGGAAGCCCTCTTACGAGCGGATTCAGGAGATGAAGGCTAAAACAACCCACCTGCTGCCTGTCCAAAGCACATACAGTTTAACAAATATTAAAGAGACTGGGAGTTCATCATCCtatcacaaaagagaaaaaaattcagaaagtGATGGGAGTGCTTATTCAAAGTACAGTGATAGAAGCTCTGGGAGCTCAGGAAGGTCAGGGGGCAAGTCCTCTAGGAGCAGGTCATCCTCTAGGTCATACACAAGGTCAAGGTCACGAAGTCAACCTACTTCACGCTCGCGGTCTAGGTCTCTGTCATCTAGGTCTCACTCACAGAATAAGTATAGTGATGGTTCCCAGCGCAGTAGGTCATCTTCATACACTTCCGTTAGCAGTGATGATGGAAGACGAGCCGCGAGGACATTTAGATCCAGTGGGAAAAAAAGTGTCACCTCAAATAAACACCGCAGCAGCTCAAAAAAGATACTTCACAGTAAATAtgtcagaggcagagagaagtctccatgtcacagAAAGTATAGTGAAAGCAGATCATCTTTAGATTCCTCCTCAGACAGTGAACAGTCCCATGCTCAAGCAGTGCACTCAGCcccagagaaggagaagcaggGGAAAACAGAAGTATTGAGTGATAGGCAGGggaaaagcagagaggaagggCAATCCAAGCCTGAATGGGAAAAGAGAACTTTAAAAGAGAGTCTTTCTGGTCACTCTAGAGACGGCAGTAAGTCTAAAGGGAAGAATTGTGCTGGGAGTAAATGGGACTCTGAGTCGAACTCAGAACAAGACGTGACTAAGAACAGGAAAAGTGATCCTGGGAGATGTTCTGATAAGGAAGAGGGTGAAGCCTCTTCAGACTCCGAGTCAGAAGTTGGTCAGAGTCACTTCAAAGCCAAACCCCCAGCAAAGCCTTCAGCAGACACTTCTCTGCCTGACAGTAATGGTGCCTGGAAGTCTAGGAGACCACAGTCTTCAGCTTCTGAGTCAGAGGGCTCCTGCTCCAACTTGGGAAACGTTAGAGCGGAGCCCCAGAAGCAAAAATGCCCAAAGGATAGTCTTCAAGGGGATCACACAAAAAAGGTGAGAGAAAAACTGAAagccaaaaaagacaaaaagcacaAGGCTCCGAAACGGAAGCAAGCCTTTCACTGGCAGCCTCCACTAGAGTTTGGTgacgaagaggaggaggagatgaatgGAAAGCAACTTACGCAGGAGCCAAGAGAAAAAAAGTATGTCTCCGAGAAGTGTGAAACTGTAAACGACAGTATTCCAAAAGTAGAGAAAGCCTGTGGTGAGGGCAGCTGTCCCAGTAACCCTCAGAAGGGCACTTCAGAGCATGGCCCACTTGCAGAGGGTGATCGGGGTCCCAGCTCTTGCCCTGCACCTCCGAAAGTGGAGGAAAATGCTACCAGCTCTTCCCCTAGCACCCAGCACGTTGAAGAGCATGTCCCAGGTGGAGGGGAGGACGTGCTTCAGACAGATGACAACATGGACATTTGCACCCCGGATAGGAGTTCCCCTGCAAAGGGAGAGGGAGTGTCCCCATTAGCAAGCCacaggctggacagcccagaggtGAGCATTATTCCAGAGCAGGTTGAGCACATGGCACAGCCCAGAGCAGGAGGGAAACAAGAAAGCATTGTGTCTGAAAGTAAAACCTCAAGTGAAGGTGGGAAACAGGACAGTTCTGCCAGCTTGGCCAGTCATGTTGAAATTGCTGGAAAGAAGGAGGGGGCTGAGAAGAGCCAGATGAACCTCACAGAGAAGTGGAAGCCGTTGCAGGGTGTAGGGAATCTGGCAGTGCCTACTGCAACCACATCCAGTGCGCTGGATGTGAAGCCATTGGCTCCTGTGCCTGAAGTGAAACCACAAGGCTTGAGAATagaaatcaaaagcaaaaataaagttCGGCCCGGGTCTCTCTTTGATGAAGTAAGAAAGACAGCACGCCTAAACCGGAGGCCACGGAATCAAGAGAGTTCCAGTGATGAGCAGACACCTAGTCGGGATGGTAATAGCCAGTCCAGGAGTCCACACAGATCTCGAAGTAAATCTGAAACCAAATCTCGACACAGAACAAGGTCTGTCTCCTATAGTCACTCAAGAAGTCGATCTAGAAGTTCCACATCATCTTACCG ATCAAGAAGCTACTCTAGAAGCCGGAGCAGAGGCTGGTACAGCAGAGGCCGAACCCGAAGCCGGAGCAGTTCCTATGGAAGTTTCCATAGCCATAG GACATCCAGCAGGAGCAGGTCCAGGAGCAGCTCCTATGACCCTCACAGTCGCTCCAG CAGATCCTACACTTATGATAGCTACTACAGCCGGAGTCGCAGCCACAGCCGCAGCCAGAGGAGTGACAGTTACCATCGAGGTAGAAGTTATAACAGGCGGTCCAG GAGCGGTCGATCGTATGGCTCGGACAGTGAAAGTGACAGAAGTTACTCTCATCAccggagccccagtgagagcagCAGATACAGCTGA
- the Nktr gene encoding NK-tumor recognition protein isoform X1, translated as MGAQDRPQCHFDIEINREPVGRIMFQLFSDICPKTCKNFLCLCSGEKGLGKTTGKKLCYKGSTFHRVVKNFMIQGGDFSEGNGKGGESIYGGYFKDENFILKHDRAFLLSMANRGKHTNGSQFFITTKPAPHLDGVHVVFGLVISGFEVIEQIENLKTDAASRPYADVRVIDCGVLATKVTKDVFEKKRKKPTHSEDSDSSSNSSSSSESSSESEVEQERIRRRRHKRRPKVRHTKKRRKEMSSSEEPRRKRTVSPEGYSEKSDVNEKRSGDSHAKREKPVVRPEEIPPVPENRFLLRRDMPAVTVEPEPNIPDVAPVVTDQKPSVSKSGRKIKGRGTIRYHTPPRSRSRSESEDDDSSETPPHWKEEMQRLRAYRPPSGEKWSKGDKLSDPCSSRWDERSLSQRSRSWSYNGYYSDLSTARHSDGHHKKRRKEKKFKHKKKAKKQKHCRRHRQTKKRRVVMPPDLEPSRSSTHRMKSSCDRERRSRASSSSSSSSSHLSSKRDWSKSDKDDRSSSTHSSRDSYRSKSHSRSDSRGSSRSRALSKSSSRSHNRSKSRSSSRSGHRRTSSKSPKKPAHLSENKPVKTEPLRSSMPQNGNVLVQPVAAENIPVIPLSDSPPPSRWKPGQKPWKPSYERIQEMKAKTTHLLPVQSTYSLTNIKETGSSSSYHKREKNSESDGSAYSKYSDRSSGSSGRSGGKSSRSRSSSRSYTRSRSRSQPTSRSRSRSLSSRSHSQNKYSDGSQRSRSSSYTSVSSDDGRRAARTFRSSGKKSVTSNKHRSSSKKILHSKYVRGREKSPCHRKYSESRSSLDSSSDSEQSHAQAVHSAPEKEKQGKTEVLSDRQGKSREEGQSKPEWEKRTLKESLSGHSRDGSKSKGKNCAGSKWDSESNSEQDVTKNRKSDPGRCSDKEEGEASSDSESEVGQSHFKAKPPAKPSADTSLPDSNGAWKSRRPQSSASESEGSCSNLGNVRAEPQKQKCPKDSLQGDHTKKVREKLKAKKDKKHKAPKRKQAFHWQPPLEFGDEEEEEMNGKQLTQEPREKKYVSEKCETVNDSIPKVEKACGEGSCPSNPQKGTSEHGPLAEGDRGPSSCPAPPKVEENATSSSPSTQHVEEHVPGGGEDVLQTDDNMDICTPDRSSPAKGEGVSPLASHRLDSPEVSIIPEQVEHMAQPRAGGKQESIVSESKTSSEGGKQDSSASLASHVEIAGKKEGAEKSQMNLTEKWKPLQGVGNLAVPTATTSSALDVKPLAPVPEVKPQGLRIEIKSKNKVRPGSLFDEVRKTARLNRRPRNQESSSDEQTPSRDGNSQSRSPHRSRSKSETKSRHRTRSVSYSHSRSRSRSSTSSYRSRSYSRSRSRGWYSRGRTRSRSSSYGSFHSHRTSSRSRSRSSSYDPHSRSSRSYTYDSYYSRSRSHSRSQRSDSYHRGRSYNRRSRSGRSYGSDSESDRSYSHHRSPSESSRYS; from the exons ATGAAAACTTTATTCTCAAACATGACAGAGCGTTCCTTTTGTCAATGGCAAACCGAGGGAAACATACCAATGGTTCCCAGTTTTTCAT AACTACAAAGCCTGCTCCACACCTGGATGG GGTTCATGTTGTCTTTGGACTGGTTATTTCCGGTTTTGAAGTAATTGAACAGATTGAAAATCTGAAAACAGATGCTGCAAGCAGACCTTATGCAGATGTCCGAGTTATTGACTGTGGTGTGCTTGCCACAAAGGTGACGAAAGATG tttttgagaaaaaaaggaagaaaccaaCACATTCAGAAGACTCGGATTCTTCTTccaattcctcttcctcttcagaaTCATCCTCAGAAAGTGAAGTTGAACAAGAGAGAATCAGAAGGAGGAGACATAAGAGGAGGCCAAAAGTCAGACATACTAAAAAGAGACGGAAGGAAATGAGCAGTTCAGAGGAGCCAAGGAGGAAGCGCACAGTTAGCCCTGAAGG TTATTCTGAGAAAAGTGATGTGAATGAAAAAAGATCAGGTGACTCACATGCTAAAAGAGAAAAGCCAGTTGTCCGTCCAGAAGAAATTCCTCCAGTTCCCGAGAACCGATTTTTACTTAGAAGAGATATGCCTGCTGTCACAGTGGAGCCTGAGCC GAACATTCCAGATGTTGCACCTGTTGTAACTGATCAGAAACCATCTGTATCAAAGTCTGGACGGAAAATTAAAGGAAGAGGCACAATT CGCTATCACACACCTCCAAGGTCAAGATCCCGTTCCGAGTCTGAAGATGATGATAGCAGTGAAACTCCTCCTCACTGGAAGGAGGAGATGCAGAGACTGAGAGCGTATAGGCCGCCAAGTGGAGAGAAGTGGAGCAAAGGAGACAA GCTAAGTGACCCCTGTTCAAGCCGATGGGATGAAAGAAGCTTGTCCCAGAGATCCAGATCATGGTCCTATAATGGATACTATTCTGATCTTAGTACAGCAAGACACTCTGATGGCCACCACAAGAAAcgcagaaaggaaaagaagtttaagcataaaaaaaaagctaaaaagcaGAAGCATTGcagaagacacagacagacaaagaagAGAAGAGTAGTTATGCCACCTGACTTGGAACCCTCAAGATCTTCCACCCACCGAATGAAGTCCTCTTGTGATAGAGAAAGGAGATCTcgtgcctcctcctcctcctcctcctcctcctcgcatCTCTCATCAAAGCGGGACTGGTCTAAATCAGACAAGGACGACCGGAGCTCTTCAACCCACTCCAGCAGAGACTCCTACAGATCCAAGTCTCATTCACGATCGGATTCTAGAGGGAGCTCGAGATCAAGGGCTCTGTCAAAGTCCTCATCACGTTCTCACAATAGATCAAAGTCCAGATCTAGTTCCAGGTCAGGGCACCGAAGAACATCATCAAAATCACCAAAAAAACCTGCTCATTTGAGTGAAAATAAGCCAGTTAAGACAGAACCTTTAAGATCATCAATGCCACAGAATGGAAATGTGCTAGTACAGCCAGTGGCAGCAGAAAATATTCCTGTAATACCATTGAGTGACAGCCCTCCCCCTTCTAGGTGGAAGCCTGGACAAAAGCCCTGGAAGCCCTCTTACGAGCGGATTCAGGAGATGAAGGCTAAAACAACCCACCTGCTGCCTGTCCAAAGCACATACAGTTTAACAAATATTAAAGAGACTGGGAGTTCATCATCCtatcacaaaagagaaaaaaattcagaaagtGATGGGAGTGCTTATTCAAAGTACAGTGATAGAAGCTCTGGGAGCTCAGGAAGGTCAGGGGGCAAGTCCTCTAGGAGCAGGTCATCCTCTAGGTCATACACAAGGTCAAGGTCACGAAGTCAACCTACTTCACGCTCGCGGTCTAGGTCTCTGTCATCTAGGTCTCACTCACAGAATAAGTATAGTGATGGTTCCCAGCGCAGTAGGTCATCTTCATACACTTCCGTTAGCAGTGATGATGGAAGACGAGCCGCGAGGACATTTAGATCCAGTGGGAAAAAAAGTGTCACCTCAAATAAACACCGCAGCAGCTCAAAAAAGATACTTCACAGTAAATAtgtcagaggcagagagaagtctccatgtcacagAAAGTATAGTGAAAGCAGATCATCTTTAGATTCCTCCTCAGACAGTGAACAGTCCCATGCTCAAGCAGTGCACTCAGCcccagagaaggagaagcaggGGAAAACAGAAGTATTGAGTGATAGGCAGGggaaaagcagagaggaagggCAATCCAAGCCTGAATGGGAAAAGAGAACTTTAAAAGAGAGTCTTTCTGGTCACTCTAGAGACGGCAGTAAGTCTAAAGGGAAGAATTGTGCTGGGAGTAAATGGGACTCTGAGTCGAACTCAGAACAAGACGTGACTAAGAACAGGAAAAGTGATCCTGGGAGATGTTCTGATAAGGAAGAGGGTGAAGCCTCTTCAGACTCCGAGTCAGAAGTTGGTCAGAGTCACTTCAAAGCCAAACCCCCAGCAAAGCCTTCAGCAGACACTTCTCTGCCTGACAGTAATGGTGCCTGGAAGTCTAGGAGACCACAGTCTTCAGCTTCTGAGTCAGAGGGCTCCTGCTCCAACTTGGGAAACGTTAGAGCGGAGCCCCAGAAGCAAAAATGCCCAAAGGATAGTCTTCAAGGGGATCACACAAAAAAGGTGAGAGAAAAACTGAAagccaaaaaagacaaaaagcacaAGGCTCCGAAACGGAAGCAAGCCTTTCACTGGCAGCCTCCACTAGAGTTTGGTgacgaagaggaggaggagatgaatgGAAAGCAACTTACGCAGGAGCCAAGAGAAAAAAAGTATGTCTCCGAGAAGTGTGAAACTGTAAACGACAGTATTCCAAAAGTAGAGAAAGCCTGTGGTGAGGGCAGCTGTCCCAGTAACCCTCAGAAGGGCACTTCAGAGCATGGCCCACTTGCAGAGGGTGATCGGGGTCCCAGCTCTTGCCCTGCACCTCCGAAAGTGGAGGAAAATGCTACCAGCTCTTCCCCTAGCACCCAGCACGTTGAAGAGCATGTCCCAGGTGGAGGGGAGGACGTGCTTCAGACAGATGACAACATGGACATTTGCACCCCGGATAGGAGTTCCCCTGCAAAGGGAGAGGGAGTGTCCCCATTAGCAAGCCacaggctggacagcccagaggtGAGCATTATTCCAGAGCAGGTTGAGCACATGGCACAGCCCAGAGCAGGAGGGAAACAAGAAAGCATTGTGTCTGAAAGTAAAACCTCAAGTGAAGGTGGGAAACAGGACAGTTCTGCCAGCTTGGCCAGTCATGTTGAAATTGCTGGAAAGAAGGAGGGGGCTGAGAAGAGCCAGATGAACCTCACAGAGAAGTGGAAGCCGTTGCAGGGTGTAGGGAATCTGGCAGTGCCTACTGCAACCACATCCAGTGCGCTGGATGTGAAGCCATTGGCTCCTGTGCCTGAAGTGAAACCACAAGGCTTGAGAATagaaatcaaaagcaaaaataaagttCGGCCCGGGTCTCTCTTTGATGAAGTAAGAAAGACAGCACGCCTAAACCGGAGGCCACGGAATCAAGAGAGTTCCAGTGATGAGCAGACACCTAGTCGGGATGGTAATAGCCAGTCCAGGAGTCCACACAGATCTCGAAGTAAATCTGAAACCAAATCTCGACACAGAACAAGGTCTGTCTCCTATAGTCACTCAAGAAGTCGATCTAGAAGTTCCACATCATCTTACCG ATCAAGAAGCTACTCTAGAAGCCGGAGCAGAGGCTGGTACAGCAGAGGCCGAACCCGAAGCCGGAGCAGTTCCTATGGAAGTTTCCATAGCCATAG GACATCCAGCAGGAGCAGGTCCAGGAGCAGCTCCTATGACCCTCACAGTCGCTCCAG CAGATCCTACACTTATGATAGCTACTACAGCCGGAGTCGCAGCCACAGCCGCAGCCAGAGGAGTGACAGTTACCATCGAGGTAGAAGTTATAACAGGCGGTCCAG GAGCGGTCGATCGTATGGCTCGGACAGTGAAAGTGACAGAAGTTACTCTCATCAccggagccccagtgagagcagCAGATACAGCTGA